A stretch of DNA from Raphanus sativus cultivar WK10039 unplaced genomic scaffold, ASM80110v3 Scaffold3903, whole genome shotgun sequence:
ATTTGATCTTGTCTTCTACTGTTTCATACCTTCTCTTTACTGGTCGACCAGCACTCTTTCTTGACTCTGGTGGTAAAAGTTTTGCAAAGTCAACCTCAGCTGGGACATTCCACTCAGACTGTGGGACTGCTATTGGATTAATGGACTCCGAATAGGCTGTTCTCCAAGTTGCAGTTGTGTATAAAACGTCAGTGAAAGTGTGTACTTCTCTACCTGTGTCAACAAAGATTTGGGCTTCAGTAGAGTCTATATgctgaaaaataacaaaataggtCATATACTCATGTGTTTAAACTTCCATACCTCGTGAATAAATGGCAGGAATGGCGTGTCGGCAAGGTATTTTTCCTATATCGTACTTCCCACATGTGCATGTTCTATTCTCCAAATCAACATGACATTCATATATGTCTCCTTTCACAAGCGATCTGAAGTTGTCAATCTTGTAAACCTGAAATCCTTTTGCCTTGACAATTCTCCTATCAATCTTTTTTTCGACCTTGACGGTTAAAGGATCAAGATGCTTCGAGCTTAACAGGTGACGCTCGTAGAACCATCGAGTCATAAATTCCCTTATACTATCCAGCAACGGAATAACCGGATATTCTCTAGGTATTCTCAAAAGAGAATTTATCGACTCTGCGGGGTTTGTGGTCCTAATGTCATACCTGGAACTAGGGAAGAGAGAACGACTCCATTTTCGCACATCAGCCTCCTGTAGATATCTCCCGAGCTCTGGACTCATATCAAAAATTTCGGTCATACGTTCCTGAAATTCAGAGTACCTATATGCCTTTGAAGCCTGTTCGACCAACGCTGTCCAACCCTTTCCCTTAAACGATTTAACCACATTGGTCAGCAAGTGATGAATGCAAATTCCATGTGTTGATTGAGGGTAGACAGTCCCAATCGCTTTAGCGATCGATGCATTTCTATCAGAAATAAAAGCCAAGTCCTTGGAGTCAGCTACAACCACGCTCAACTGTCTAAAGAACCACCCCCATGAATCAGAATCAACAACCCCAAATGCAATCGGATACAAATTAGAGTTACCATCAACAGCAGTAGCAACAAGGAGAACtcctttgtatttatttttcagaaaagtTCCATCGACAACAATCACCCTACGCATTGCATTGTAGAACCCTCTAACTGATTGCCCAAACGAGATAAATAGATAGAGGAATCTCCCCTTCTCTGTAGTTTTCATATTCAGTATGTGTACCAGGATTAGCTTCTTTGATCATatgcaaatattttggtatttttgcaTAGCTCTCATCTGGTATACCTCTAGCAGCTGCAATTGCAAACTCACGAACTTCCCATGCGTGCCAATAACTGATCTCACAACTATGCTCCATTCTCATGAATTTAATGATCTCGTTTGCTTTGGGTCCATCATTTGCATCATCAAATCGATGTTGTATCAGTCTCCCAATTGTTCTTGCCGACGCGGTCTTTCCGAATTTGCTTTTCTTTGAAGGAGCACATGAATGTCTTGCCTCACACTTGTTGATCATGAAATATGTAGACCCATCCAGACATTCCGCACGCACAGACCAGTtgcacaatgcatccttacatcGAATATACCACCATTTTTTTGTAGACTTCTTAACAATGAAATCGAAATTATGCTTCATCGCCCAAATCTCCAGTGTTGCCTTCAAAACctttttatttctgaaaatttGATTCTTCTTCACGAAATCTCCGCTCCAAGTTCGATCATCCTTTTCACTATCTCCATTATTTTCACTCCTTAAACCGGCATCACCGCAAGCATCCGCAGCGACATGATCCTTCCTTCTAACGCAAGACTCCTTTGAAGTTTTGACAAACTCTGCTCGATTTCTGTCAGGATCTTCCTCGTCATCAACATTACTTGAATCACACGGCTCCTTATTCAAATCGATATTGACGCGTTCCTTTTGATTTACACCGCTACTAGCGAACGTGACACACAAGGTTGTAGACGAACCCTTCTTCGCATAGGCCACAAAGTTAGATACTTGTCGATCATTGCTGATTATTATGGGAGGATTCCCTCTTTGATCCACCATCTCATAGCTGAACTCTGCATTAACGGAATCAGGTTCCACGCCATAATCCTCACACACCATGATCTTGAGGTGCTCCAACAAAGTAGTAGTCTCTAATGGTATCATTCGACCACGCCTTGCTTTGTCTACCATGAAACTCCACTGGTCGCTGCAACTACACATCCATTCACCAGATTTAACATAGATTAGAACCATGTTGTAAtgatggagagaagagagaagagaatggAATAGGGAGGAAGAAGAATAGAAGATGGGATCATCGATTAAGAGATCGTGGGAGGAAGAGAATATCATGGAGAAAATATTCTCCAAGATATTTAGGGATAGATTTAGGAAACATCTATAACTgaatatggaagtttccatatttttcggATTTGCCTAGAAAACGTATCATACCTAGGCCTTAACAATGTACAGAACGTGGGAGACCTATTCTATCTAAGACGTCACATAAGTTAAAAGGTACATGACCTTAATTTCACAAAAAGTACGTAAGGTATATCGTAGAGTTGTGGTTATTTATCGTTATATAACCTCAGGTATAGTGAAGAGATCTTGCTAGATTGAAACGTCACAAAATGTACCTAAGATATATATGACAAGGAAATCTACATAACGTTTTATACCAAGGatatatcgatgtataaaacttatatttcgATTTCTAGGTAAAATAG
This window harbors:
- the LOC108845381 gene encoding uncharacterized protein LOC108845381, producing the protein MVLIYVKSGEWMCSCSDQWSFMVDKARRGRMIPLETTTLLEHLKIMVCEDYGVEPDSVNAEFSYEMVDQRGNPPIIISNDRQVSNFVAYAKKGSSTTLCVTFASSGVNQKERVNIDLNKEPCDSSNVDDEEDPDRNRAEFVKTSKESCVRRKDHVAADACGDAGLRSENNGDSEKDDRTWSGDFVKKNQIFRNKKVLKATLEIWAMKHNFDFIVKKSTKKWWYIRCKDALCNWSVRAECLDGSTYFMINKCEARHSCAPSKKSKFGKTASARTIGRLIQHRFDDANDGPKANEIIKFMRMEHSCEISYWHAWEVREFAIAAARVRGFYNAMRRVIVVDGTFLKNKYKGVLLVATAVDGNSNLYPIAFGVVDSDSWGWFFRQLSVVVADSKDLAFISDRNASIAKAIGTVYPQSTHGICIHHLLTNVVKSFKGKGWTALVEQASKAYRYSEFQERMTEIFDMSPELGRYLQEADVRKWSRSLFPSSRYDIRTTNPAESINSLLRIPREYPVIPLLDSIREFMTRWFYERHLLSSKHLDPLTVKVEKKIDRRIVKAKGFQVYKIDNFRSLVKGDIYECHVDLENRTCTCGKYDIGKIPCRHAIPAIYSRGREVHTFTDVLYTTATWRTAYSESINPIAVPQSEWNVPAEVDFAKLLPPESRKSAGRPVKRRYETVEDKIKSSQGSSKGKKHKCSRCGNEGHKRGTCDLPS